A single Nicotiana tabacum cultivar K326 chromosome 5, ASM71507v2, whole genome shotgun sequence DNA region contains:
- the LOC142180934 gene encoding uncharacterized protein LOC142180934 — translation MPIPQQASWLVRKLIGAREIVDLRQTMAQRNYSMMRQFYHQILGQLPRVKWKAFMFRNEARAKAKFTMWMFLQNKLLTRDRLVQWGMSVDTVCSLCQIHNESRNHHFVECVFAQKVWNKVLMWLQIQPHGRKSWDQHWRWAMKNAKGKSQAAAAFKIVYAEIIHLIWCERNNRVFEKTRRDVDDIARTIACVCNVRANAGTRILLQQLKF, via the coding sequence ATGCCAATTCCTCAACAAGCTTCTTGGCTCGTCAGGAAGCTAATTGGGGCAAGGGAGATAGTGGACCTGAGGCAGACAATGGCTCAAAGAAATTACAGCATGATGAGACAATTCTACCACCAGATACTTGGGCAATTACCTAGAGTGAAATGGAAGGCATTTATGTTCAGAAATGAAGCAAGAGCCAAAGCTAAGTTTACTATGTGGATGTTCCTCCAAAATAAATTACTTACACGTGATAGACTCGTGCAATGGGGTATGTCAGTGGACACAGTATGTAGCTTGTGTCAAATACATAATGAGAGCAGAAATCACCATTTTGTGGAATGTGTCTTTGCTCAAAAGGTATGGAACAAGGTCCTAATGTGGCTCCAGATACAACCACATGGTCGGAAATCATGGGACCAGCATTGGAGATGGGCAATGAAAAATGCTAAGGGCAAATCTCAGGCAGCTGCTGCATTCAAGATAGTATATGCTGAGATAATTCACTTGATATGGTGCGAAAGAAACAATCGAGTGTTTGAGAAGACCAGAAGAGATGTAGATGACATAGCAAGAACTATAGCATGTGTATGCAATGTTAGAGCTAATGCTGGAACTAGGATACTACTGCAacagttaaaattttga
- the LOC142180935 gene encoding uncharacterized protein LOC142180935, producing the protein MKLNIKTPFRFFNVWPSHEEFDTIVGTLWRRKEANDQMENIWKKLKALKPLFKSLNITEYKGIAERIDNARADLIQVQEEMRLRYSDSMLLQEKTILQNLEKWSLIEESILKQKARLKWIKLGDANTKYFYVVMKDKSQRKQILEIYTDDGVKLATPTSVKEEIVKFYKSLMRTVDASLPAINKETIKNGPKFTHEQQLSLCVEKVIPNIISEAQTGFIPGRKIADNIILTRELVKAYTRKNTFPRCMIKINLTKAYDSMEWIFLEKVMVELGFPKRFQDLVITCVKTVGYSIVVNGEPTMHFPTTKGLRQGDPILPFLFTIVMEYLSRSLKGLEKEKDKYHPRCSRLGIIHLSFADDLLLFVRGDITSITQLQQCLNQFYRASGLQANKTKSSIYYGGVP; encoded by the exons atgaaacTTAACATTAAAACTCCTTTTAGGTTTTTTAATGTATGgccttctcatgaagagtttgaTACAATTGTTGGCACTCTGTGGAGAAGAAAGGAAGCTAATGACCAAATGGAGAACATATGGAAGAAACTGAAAGCTCTGAAACCTTTATTCAAAAGCCTTAATATTACTGAGTATAAAGGCATTGCTGAGAGAATTGATAATGCTAGGGCTGACCTTATTCAAGTTCAGGAGGAAATGAGGCTACGATATTCAGACTCCATGTTGCTACAAGAGAAGACTATCCTACAGAACTTGGAGAAGTGGTCACTTATTGAGGAAAGTATCCTCAAACAGAAGGCTAGATTGAAGTGGATCAAGCTAGGAGATGCTAACACTAAGTACTTCTATGTTGTCATGAAAGATAAAAGTCAAAGAAAGCAGATACTAGAGATATACACTGATGATGGAGTAAAACTGGCTACTCCTACTAGTGTTAAGGAAGAGATAGTTAAATTCTATAAGAGCTTGATGAGAACTGTTGATGCATCTTTGCCTGCTATCAACAAAGAAACTATAAAGAATGGACCTAAGTTCACTCATGAACAACAATTGAGCTTATGTGTGGAG AAAGTTATACCAAACATCATAAGTGAGGCACAAACTGGTTTCATTCCTGGGAGAAAGATTGCAGACAACATCATCTTGACTCGTGAGCTTGTTAAAGCTTACACAAGGAAGAACACTTTCCCTAGATGTATGATCAAAATAAACCTCACAAAGGCTTATGATTCTATGGAGTGGATCTTTCTGGAGAAGGTCATGGTTGAGCTAGGATTCCCTAAAAGATTTCAAGATTTGGTCATAACCTGTGTTAAGACTGTGGGATACTCAATTGTGGTGAATGGAGAGCCTACAATGCATTTTCCAACAACTAAAGGACTAAGACAAGGTGATCCCATTTTACCTTTCCTATTTACAATTGTAATGGAGTATTTGAGTAGAAGTCTCAAAGGATTGGAAAAGGAGAAGGATAAATATCACCCTAGATGTTCAAGGCTAGGTATTATACACCTCAGTTTTGCTGATGATTTGCTCTTATTTGTAAGAGGTGATATAACTTCTATTACTCAGCTTCAGCAATGCCTAAACCAATTTTATAGAGCCTCAGGTCTACAAGCTAATAAGACTAAGAGTTCTATATACTACGGAGGTGTTCCATAA
- the LOC107766637 gene encoding casparian strip membrane protein 1, producing MEKSESTKIDVVETNKERKGKAPLLGKAPVVAAAVVHAKGGGAKRGIAIFDLILRIAAFASALGAAVAMATTEETLPFFTQFFQFEASYDDLPTFTFFVVAMAIVVAYLVLSVPFSIVCIVRPHAVVPRLLLIIFDTVIIALTTGAAGSSAAIVYLAHNGNQDANWLAICQQFGDFCQRVSGAVVAAFVTVVILIFLVVLSASALRRHH from the exons ATGGAGAAAAGTGAGTCAACCAAGATTGATGTAGTGGAAACCAAcaaagaaaggaaaggaaaagctCCACTTTTGGGAAAAGCTCCTGtggttgctgctgctgttgtacATGCAAAGGGAGGAGGTGCCAAGAGAGGCATTGCAATTTTTGACCTTATTTTAAGAATTGCAGCTTTTGCTTCTGCATTAGGTGCAGCTGTTGCTATGGCAACCACTGAAGAAACTCTTCCTTTCTTCACACAATTCTTTCAATTCGAAGCCAGTTACGACGATCTTCCAACTTTTAC GTTTTTTGTGGTAGCAATGGCAATAGTTGTTGCCTACCTTGTCCTCTCTGTGCCCTTCTCTATAGTGTGCATTGTACGCCCCCATGCAGTTGTACCTCGGCTGCTCCTCATTATCTTTGACACG GTTATTATTGCATTGACAACGGGAGCAGCAGGGTCTTCAGCAGCCATAGTGTACTTGGCTCACAATGGAAACCAAGATGCAAATTGGCTAGCAATCTGCCAACAATTTGGTGATTTTTGCCAAAGGGTCAGTGGAGCTGTGGTGGCTGCCTTTGTCACTGTGGTCATCTTGATCTTCTTGGTCGTTCTATCTGCTTCCGCTCTTCGAAGACACCACTAA
- the LOC107814756 gene encoding uncharacterized protein LOC107814756 has protein sequence MDQNGIVSFRHRQSPSSDRFLGVFSPPQSDAALGGGVDSSVADDDELNEDDVFWTGRDFTESQRRSTSPSQNSRRQSFRKHEKFGILAALSEDHRKTDLPVLRRKSSITSSPSGTAPISASPSTVMPFPRAIPSIPKPPSDNFNFNHSKSMPARKFQHSAPVNVPMMPKKALRNGDLADIEIDEDDADDEMLPPHEMVARGSMRSPRTTFSMLEGVGRTLKGRDLRQVRNAVWRQTGFQD, from the coding sequence ATGGATCAAAACGGCATCGTTAGCTTCCGCCACCGTCAATCTCCCTCGTCCGATCGGTTCCTCGGCGTGTTCTCTCCGCCGCAGAGTGATGCTGCTCTCGGCGGAGGGGTAGATTCATCGGTCGCCGATGATGATGAGCTCAACGAAGATGACGTGTTCTGGACTGGAAGAGACTTCACTGAATCTCAACGCCGCTCTACTTCTCCTTCACAAAATAGTCGCCGTCAGTCCTTTCGTAAGCATGAGAAGTTTGGTATTCTCGCTGCATTATCGGAGGATCACCGGAAAACTGATCTGCCTGTTCTCCGTCGGAAGTCTTCAATCACTTCCTCGCCCTCCGGTACGGCGCCGATTTCAGCTTCGCCTTCTACAGTGATGCCGTTTCCACGTGCAATACCTTCAATTCCTAAGCCTCCATcggataattttaattttaatcactCAAAATCCATGCCGGCGAGGAAGTTCCAGCACTCGGCTCCAGTGAATGTTCCGATGATGCCGAAGAAGGCACTGAGGAACGGCGATCTTGCTGATATTGAAATTGACGAAGATGATGCCGATGATGAGATGTTGCCGCCGCACGAGATGGTGGCCAGAGGGTCAATGCGATCTCCTAGAACCACGTTCTCGATGCTGGAAGGCGTCGGAAGAACTCTCAAAGGGAGGGATCTTCGTCAGGTTCGCAATGCCGTGTGGCGCCAAACAGGTTTTCAGGATTGA